Genomic segment of Hyphomicrobiales bacterium:
TTCTCCAGATTGTCGTCGTCCGGAACGATGCCGATGCGGCGCTTGTTCTTGTAGTCCTTGCCGAACTCCACCGTTCCCGAGATCTCCGCGATGATCGCGTGATCCTTGGGCCGGCGAGCCTCGAACAGCTCCGCCACGCGCGGCAGACCGCCCGTGATGTCGCGCGTCTTGGCGCTCTCGAGCGGAATGCGCGCCAGAGCGTCGCCCGCCTTCACCTTCTTGCCCGGTTCGACCGAGAGGATCGCATCGACGGAAAGGAGATAGCGTGCGTCGCCGCCGCGCGGCAGCTTCACGGGCATGCCTTCCTTGTCCGTGATCTTGATCGCCGGCTTGAGCTCATTGCCGCGCGGGCTGGTACGCCAGTCGATGACGACGCGGTTCGTGATGCCGGTGCTCTCGTCGTACTGCTCGTGCACGGAAAATCCGTCGACAAGGTCCTCGACGCCGACGATACCATCCACCTCCGTCAGGATCGGCCGCGTATAGGGGTCCCACTCGGCGAGGCGCGTGCCACGCTTTACCGTGTCGCCGTCGTCCACGCGCAGTTGCGCGCCGTAGGCCACCTTGTGCGATGCCAGCTCCTTGCCGTCCGGCCCGAGGATCTGAATCTGCACGTTGCGGCCCATGGTGACCAGACGGTCGTTGCTGTCGCGAGCCACATTGCGGTTCGCGATGCGAACCTTGCCCTCGAAGCTCGCCTCGATGAACGACTGGTCGACCACCTGCGCCGTGCCGCCGATGTGGAACGTGCGCATGGTGAGCTGCGTTCCCGGCTCGCCGATCGACTGCGCCGCGATGACACCGACGCTCTCGCCGATGTTGACCGGAGTGCCGCGTGCGAGGTCGCGCCCATAGCACTTGGCACACACGCCACGGCGCGTCTCGCAGGTCAGCACGGAGCGGATCCGCACTTCCTGGATCTGCGCCGCATTGATCGCTTCCGCTTGGCTCTCGCCGATTTCCTCTCCGGCCTTGACCAGAACGGCTCCGCTGGTGGGCGAGACGATGTCGTCGGCCGCGGTCCGCCCGAGCACCCTCTGGCCGATCGAGACAATCACTTCGCCCGCATCGACGACCGCCCGCACGTTGATGCCGCCATCGGTGCCACAATCGTCCTCGAGGATGATGCAGTCCTGCGCGACGTCGACCAGACGCCGGGTCAGATAGCCCGAGTTGGCCGTCTTGAGTGCCGTGTCGGCCAATCCCTTGCGGGCACCGTGCGTCGAATTGAAGTACTCGAGAACCGTGAGCCCCTCCTTGAAGTTGGAGATGATCGGCGTCTCGATGATCTCGCCCGACGGCTTGGCCATCAGGCCGCGCATGCCCGCGAGCTGCTTCATCTGGGCCGGAGAGCCGCGCGCCCCCGAATGGCTCATCATGTAGATCGAGTTGATGGACTTGTGTCCCGGTTCGCCATCGGCCTTTCGTACCGCCGAGATGCGATCCATCATTTCCTTGGCGACGCGGTCGGTGCACTTGGCCCAGGCATCCACCACCTTGTTGTATTTCTCACCCTGGGTGATGAGGCCATCCAGATACTGCTGCTCGTAGTCCTTGACCAGCTGACGCGTGTCCTCGATGAC
This window contains:
- a CDS encoding DNA-directed RNA polymerase subunit beta': EVIREHPVLLNRAPTLHRLGIQAFEPVLVEGKAIRLHPLVCAAFNADFDGDQMAVHVPLSIEAQLEARVLMMSTNNILHPANGSPIIVPSQDIVLGLYYLSLMLDGEKGEGMLLGSVAEARHALAAGAVSLHAKVKGRYRSVDANGRSVSRIYETTPGRLLLGDLLPKQPGVGFELVNQLLTKKAISSMIDAVYRGCGQKETVIFCDRIMAAGYDHACRAGISFGKDDMVIPDTKWAVIEDTRQLVKDYEQQYLDGLITQGEKYNKVVDAWAKCTDRVAKEMMDRISAVRKADGEPGHKSINSIYMMSHSGARGSPAQMKQLAGMRGLMAKPSGEIIETPIISNFKEGLTVLEYFNSTHGARKGLADTALKTANSGYLTRRLVDVAQDCIILEDDCGTDGGINVRAVVDAGEVIVSIGQRVLGRTAADDIVSPTSGAVLVKAGEEIGESQAEAINAAQIQEVRIRSVLTCETRRGVCAKCYGRDLARGTPVNIGESVGVIAAQSIGEPGTQLTMRTFHIGGTAQVVDQSFIEASFEGKVRIANRNVARDSNDRLVTMGRNVQIQILGPDGKELASHKVAYGAQLRVDDGDTVKRGTRLAEWDPYTRPILTEVDGIVGVEDLVDGFSVHEQYDESTGITNRVVIDWRTSPRGNELKPAIKITDKEGMPVKLPRGGDARYLLSVDAILSVEPGKKVKAGDALARIPLESAKTRDITGGLPRVAELFEARRPKDHAIIAEISGTVEFGKDYKNKRRIGIVPDDDNLEKVEYLIPKGKHLSVQEGDRIEKGEFILDGLPAPHDILAIKGVEELAAYLVTEIQDVYRLQGVTINDKHIEVIVRQMLQKVEITDAGETDLLKGEQLDAEEFRVMNLEVERSGRRPAVAMPVLLGITKASLQTRSFISAASFQETTRVLTEAAVNGKVDDLEGLKENVIVGRLIPAGTGNMLREIKEIASRRDELILKERARLAAERAKAAELAASTAGGIFSPSEPAPDSAPAGE